The following proteins are encoded in a genomic region of Neovison vison isolate M4711 chromosome 12, ASM_NN_V1, whole genome shotgun sequence:
- the LOC122892104 gene encoding LOW QUALITY PROTEIN: U3 small nucleolar RNA-associated protein 18 homolog (The sequence of the model RefSeq protein was modified relative to this genomic sequence to represent the inferred CDS: inserted 2 bases in 2 codons), giving the protein MPPECRSRTKPGRRPGVSLDRKXRTKPGRRAGAGPGGPPRKAAPLSQRKPPARLSAAATAIAVAAEEERRLRQRNRLTLEEDKPAVERCLEELVFGDVEDNEDACLRRLQGSRVHVQEDSGDSEVENEATDNFLFQKKPVWVDEEDDNDDMVDVMSNRFRNDRMKNASESKLSKDKLQKRFKEEFQRAXGGVPARAETGKRKTSSEGESEEDEDDLLHRTGNFISTSASLPKGILKLKNSLHANAEHPTTARISSVQFHPCAQVVMVAARDNAVSLFQVDGKTNPKIQSIYLEKFPIFKACFSATGEEVLAASIHSKVLYVYDMLAGKLIPAHQVRGLKEKIVRSFEVSPDGSFLLINGVVGYLHLLSMKTRELIGSMKINERVAASTFSSDSKKLYASSGNGEVYVWDVNSRKCLNRFVDEGSLYGLSIATSRNGQYVACGSNCGVVNIYNQDSCLQETNPKPIKAIMNLVTGVTSLSFNPTTEILAIASEEMKEAVRLVHLPSCTVFSNFPVIKKKTVSLVHTMDFSPRSGYFALGNEKGKALLYRLHHYSEF; this is encoded by the exons ATGCCCCCAGAATGTAGAAGCCGAACGAAGCCGGGCCGGAGACCCGGAGTGAGTCTGGACCGGA ACCGAACGAAGCCGGGCCGGAGAGCCGGAGCAGGGCCGGGCGGGCCGCCCCGAAAGGCTGCTCCTTTATCGCAGCGGAAACCGCCGGCCCGGCTGAGCGCAGCGGCCACTGCGATCGCAGTCGCGGCGGAGGAGGAGAGGCGGCTCCGGCAGCGGAACCGCCTGACGCTGGAGGAGGACAAACCGGCCGTGGAACGGTGCCTGGAGGAGCTGGTGTTCGGCGACGTCGAGGACAACGAGGACGCGTGTCTGCGGCGTCTGCAGGGCTCGCGGGTTCACGTGCAGGAAGACTCAGGTGACTCAGAAGTGGAGAACGAAGCAACAGataattttctgtttcaaaagAAGCCAGTTTGGGTGGATGAAGAAGATGACAATGATGACATGGTTGACGTGATGAGCAATCGGTTCCGGAACGATAGGatgaaaaatgccagtgaaagTAAACTTTCAAAAGACAAGCTTCAAAAGAGATTTAAGGAAGAATTCCAGCGTG ATGGGGGTGTACCTGCCCGGGCGGAGACTGGTAAGCGGAAGACATCTTCAGAGGGTGAAAGTGAAGAGGACGAAGATGATTTGTTGCACAGGACTGGGAATTTCATATCTACATCAGCTTCTCTTCCTAAAGGAATCTTAAAGCTAAAGAACTCTCTCCATGCTAACGCAGAGCATCCTACCACGGCTCGGATCTCGTCCGTGCAGTTCCATCCTTGTGCGCAGGTTGTGATGGTTGCCGCGCGAGATAATGCCGTGTCGCTGTTTCAGGTTGATGGAAAAACAAATCCTAAAATCCAGAGCATCTATTTGGAGAAGTTTCCAATATTTAAGGCCTGTTTTAGTGCTACTGGAGAAGAGGTTTTAGCCGCAAGCATCCACAGCAAGGTTCTTTATGTCTATGATATGCTGGCTGGAAAGCTAATTCCTGCGCATCAAGTGAGAGGTTTGAAAGAGAAGATAGTGAGGAGCTTTGAAGTGTCTCCAGATGGGTCCTTCTTGCTGATAAATGGTGTTGTTGGATATCTTCATTTGCTGTCAATGAAGACCAGAGAACTGATTGGTAGCATGAAAATTAATGAAAGGGTTGCAGCATCCACGTTCTCTTCAGATAGCAAGAAACTATACGCCTCTTCAGGCAATGGGGAAGTTTATGTTTGGGATGTGAACTCTAGAAAATGCCTTAACAGATTTGTTGATGAAGGCAGTTTATATGGATTAAGCATTGCCACATCTAGGAATGGACAGTATGTGGCTTGTGGTTCTAATTGTGGAGTAGTAAACATATACAATCAAGATTCTTGTCTCCAAGAAACAAATCCAAAGCCGATAAAAGCTATAATGAACTTGGTTACAGGTgttacttctctgagcttcaatcCTACTACAGAAATCTTGGCAATTGcttcagaagaaatgaaagaagcgGTCAGATTGGTTCACCTTCCCTCCTGTACAGTATTTTCAAACTTCccagtcattaaaaagaagacTGTTTCTCTTGTTCATACCATGGATTTTTCTCCCAGAAGTGGGTATTTTGCCTTGGGGAATGAAAAGGGCAAGGCCCTGCTCTATAGGTTGCACCATTACTCAGAATTCTGA